Proteins encoded in a region of the Takifugu flavidus isolate HTHZ2018 chromosome 10, ASM371156v2, whole genome shotgun sequence genome:
- the LOC130532344 gene encoding focal adhesion kinase 1-like isoform X16 has product MQFLGFLGCANGDISRISYYAEYDAQLAPGRSPESDMASSSYLEPNHNHSAASGCGVKSRSGMPSNTGVGTGGSAGGLERPPGSMDRVLKIFHYFETNNEPCNWASNIRHGDGTDVRGVIQKIAEIHKLRCVSSLGLRLTHLHSDALHWLHPDLGVSHIREKYEKQHPQDEWRYELRIRYLPKGYLSHFSEDKPSLNYLYHQVKSDYMQHIADQVDQDVALKLGCLEIRRFFREMPGNALDKKSNYELLEKDVGLRRFFPRSLLESLKAKTLRKQIQQTFKQFANLNDEQSIHKFFEIVSPIYRFDKECFKCALGSSWIISVELAIGPEEGISYLTDKGSTPTHLANFNQVQSIQYSPLEEKDRKGMLQLNVAGAPEPLTVTTASLTTAENMADLIDGYCRLVSSSPHSFIVRVHKDGDRALPSIPKVSNHERRMEKRMDGVRSRAVCVSGHTSGDETDDYAEIIDEEDTYTMPSTRDYEIQRDCIELGRCIGEGQFGDVHQGLYISPENPALSVAVKTCKNSTSDSVREKFLQEALTMRQFDHPHIVKLMGVITENPVWIIMELCTLGELRSFLQVRKYSLDLATLILYSYQLSTALAYLESKRFVHRDIAARNVLVSTVDCVKLGDFGLSRYMEDSSYYKASKGKLPIKWMAPESINFRRFTTASDVWMFGVCMWEILMFGIKPFQGVKNNDVIGRIENGERLAMPPQCPPTLYSLMTKCWSYDPSKRPRFTELKTQLSTILEEEKLQQKERNRMEMRRQVTVSWDSGGSDEAPPKPSRPGYPSPRSSEGFYPSSQHPGHYQMAGYPGPHTLPSVPSALYPPQPTMVDTHHAHTHPRHHVHAHSHAQHLPHEMALWGPGIEDRAVDMQQCVGQQCLFMEEQLMMQQQQMEEDQRWLEQEERLLKPESRGSRGSLDREDGVLQPPFVQTGNQHIYQPVGKPEHVAPPKKPPRPSAQSNLACQNTGDSYNDGVKVSPDRPQEISPPPTANLDRSNDKVYENVTGLVKAVIEMSSKIQPAPPEEYVPMVKDVGLALRTLLATVDETLPQLPASTHREIEMAQKLLNSDLAELIGKMKLAQQYVMTSLQQDYKKQMLTAAHALAVDAKNLLDVIDQSRLKMMAHSRPH; this is encoded by the exons ATGCAGTTCCTGGGCTTCCTGGGCTGCGCCAACGGAG ATATTTCCAGAATATCTTACTATGCTG AATATGATGCCCAGTTAGCCCCAGGAAGATCACCCGAGTCAGACATGGCATCGTCTTCCTACTTGGAACCCAACCACAATCACTCAGCAGCCAGTGGCTGTGGGGTTAAATCCCGTTCTGGGATGCCCAGCAACACTGGTGTTGGTACTGGTGGCTCTGCCGGAGGCCTTGAACGACCCCCGGGCTCCATGGATCGGGTTCTGAAAATCTTCCATTACTTTGAAACAAATAATGAGCCCTGCAACTGGGCCAGTAATATCAGGCATGGGGATGGCACAGATGTCAGG GGTGTTATCCAGAAGATAGCAGAGATCCACAAATTGCGCTGCGTGTCTTCTCTGGGCCTCCGCCTCACCCATCTCCACTCTGATGCACTCCATTGGTTACACCCCGATTTAGGTGTTTCCCATATCAGGGAGAAATATGAAAAACAACATCCCCAGGACGAGTGGAG GTATGAGTTACGGATACGGTATCTTCCTAAAGGTTACCTCAGCCACTTTTCTGAAGACAAACCCTCTCTCAACTACCTCTATCATCAG GTCAAGAGCGACTACATGCAACATATAGCTGATCAGGTGGATCAAGATGTTGCCTTGAAACTGGGTTGTTTGGAAATTAG GCGGTTCTTCAGAGAAATGCCAGGAAATGCCCTGGATAAAAAGTCCAATTATGAATTATTAGA GAAAGATGTTGGTCTGAGAAGGTTCTTCCCCAGAAGCCTGTTGGAGTCCCTCAAG GCGAAGACTCTTCGAAAGCAGATCCAGCAGACTTTCAAGCAGTTTGCTAACCTCAATGATGAGCAGAGCATCCACAAGTTCTTTGAAATAGTCTCGCCCATCTACCGTTTCGATAAAGAGTGCTTCAAATGTGCTTTGGGG TCTAGTTGGATAATATCGGTTGAGTTAGCTATTGGGCCAGAAGAAGGAATCAGCTACCTCACAGATAAAGGTTCGACG ccaACACACTTGGCTAACTTCAACCAGGTTCAATCAATTCAGTATTCTCCTTTGGAAGAGAAGGACAGGAAAGGCATGCTACAGCTCAACGTAGCAGGAGCTCCTGAG CCCCTCACAGTCACGACGGCATCACTGACCACAGCAGAAAACATGGCTGACTTGATTGACGGTTACTGTAGGCTTGTCTCTTCATCTCCTCACTCCTTCATTGTCAGAGTTCATAAAG ATGGGGACAGAGCTTTGCCCTCTATTCCAAA AGTTTCAAATCACGAAAGGCGGATGGAGAAACGGATGGATGGAGTCAGGAGTCGAGCAGTTTGTGTCTCAG gtcataCTAGTGGCGATG aaacTGACGACTATGCTGAAATCATAGATGAGGAGGACACGTATACCATGCCATCAA CACGGGATTATGAGATTCAGCGGGATTGTATTGAGTTGGGACGCTGCATAGGCGAGGGCCAGTTTGGAGATGTCCACCAAGGACTCTACATCAGCCCG gAGAATCCAGCCTTGTCTGTTGCTGTGAAGACGTGTAAAAACTCAACGTCGGACAGCGTAAGAGAAAAGTTTCTACAAGAAGCAT TGACCATGCGTCAGTTTGATCATCCCCACATTGTGAAGCTAATGGGAGTCATCACAGAGAATCCAGTCTGGATCATCATGGAGCTCTGCACACTCGGAGAG TTACGGTCATTTCTCCAAGTGAGAAAGTACAGTCTCGACTTGGCCACTCTCATCTTGTATTCATACCAACTGAGCACAGCACTGGCATATTTGGAGAGCAAGCGCTTTGTGCACAG AGACATTGCAGCACGGAATGTGTTGGTGTCAACAGTTGACTGTGTGAAACTGGGTGACTTTGGTTTGTCACGGTACATGGAAGACAGCTCTTATTACAAAG CATCGAAGGGAAAGCTTCCAATTAAATGGATGGCTCCCGAGTCCATCAACTTTCGACGATTTACCACAGCCAGTGATGTTTGGATGTTTG gtgtctgcatgtgggaGATCCTAATGTTTGGTATCAAGCCTTTCCAGGGCGTAAAGAACAACGATGTCATCGGCAGGATAGAGAATGGCGAGCGTCTTGCTATGCCCCCTCAGTGTCCTCCTACTCTCTACAGCTTGATGACAAAGTGTTGGTCATACGATCCCAGCAAGAGGCCCCGATTCACCGAACTAAAAACACAACTGAG caCAATattggaagaggagaagcttcaGCAGAAGGAGAGGAACAGGATGGAAATGAGGAGACAAGTCACTGTGTCGTGGGACTCCGGGGGTTCTGACGAAGCACCCCCAAAA CCCAGTAGGCCAGGGTATCCAAGTCCTCGTTCCAGTGAAGGTTTTTACCCCAGCTCCCAACATCCTGGACACTATCAG ATGGCAGGATACCCCGGGCCTCACACTCTCCCCTCAGTGCCCAGCGCCCTGTACCCTCCACAGCCAACGATGGTGGACACACaccatgctcacacacacccccgccaCCATGTCCATGCACACTCGCATGCACAGCACCTTCCTCATGAAATGGCACTGTGGGGCCCAGGAATAGAG gACAGGGCAGTAGACATGCAGCAGTGTGTAGGTCAGCAGTGCCTGTTCATGGAAGAACAGCTGAtgatgcaacagcagcagatggaggaggaccagaggtGGTTGGAACAGGAAGAAAGGCTGCTG AAACCAGAATCTCGAGGTTCTAGAGGGAGTCTGGACAGAGAAGACGGAGTACTACAACCCCCA TTTGTACAGACAGGAAACCAGCACATATACCAGCCCGTTGGTAAACCAG AACATGTGGCTCCTCCAAAGAAACCCCCTCGACCCAGCGCGCAAAGCAATCTGGCCTGTCAGAATACTGGAGACAGTTATAATGATGGAGTAAAGGTAAGCCCAGACAGA CCTCAAGAGATAAGCCCGCCTCCTACTGCCAACCTGGACCGCTCCAATGACAAGGTGTACGAGAACGTGACCGGCTTGGTCAAGGCCGTGATCGAGATGTCGAGCAAGATTcagccagctcctccagaggaaTATGTTCCCATGGTCAAG gaTGTCGGCCTGGCGCTTCGGACTTTATTAGCCACCGTAGATGAAACATTACCACAGCTTCCAGCTAGCACCCACAGAGAG ATCGAGATGGCACAGAAACTCCTAAACTCTGATTTGGCAGAGCTGATTGGGAAAATGAAGTTAGCCCAGCAATATGTGATGACCAG TCTCCAACAGGACTACAAGAAGCAGATGCTGACCGCAGCTCACGCTCTCGCCGTCGATGCCAAGAACCTCCTTGATGTCATCGACCAATCACGGCTAAAGATGATGGCGCACTCCCGCCCACATTAG
- the LOC130532344 gene encoding focal adhesion kinase 1-like isoform X13 codes for MQFLGFLGCANGDISRISYYAEYDAQLAPGRSPESDMASSSYLEPNHNHSAASGCGVKSRSGMPSNTGVGTGGSAGGLERPPGSMDRVLKIFHYFETNNEPCNWASNIRHGDGTDVRGVIQKIAEIHKLRCVSSLGLRLTHLHSDALHWLHPDLGVSHIREKYEKQHPQDEWRYELRIRYLPKGYLSHFSEDKPSLNYLYHQVKSDYMQHIADQVDQDVALKLGCLEIRRFFREMPGNALDKKSNYELLEKDVGLRRFFPRSLLESLKAKTLRKQIQQTFKQFANLNDEQSIHKFFEIVSPIYRFDKECFKCALGSSWIISVELAIGPEEGISYLTDKGSTPTHLANFNQVQSIQYSPLEEKDRKGMLQLNVAGAPEPLTVTTASLTTAENMADLIDGYCRLVSSSPHSFIVRVHKDGDRALPSIPKVSNHERRMEKRMDGVRSRAVCVSGHTSGDETDDYAEIIDEEDTYTMPSKYYGLDQARDYEIQRDCIELGRCIGEGQFGDVHQGLYISPENPALSVAVKTCKNSTSDSVREKFLQEALTMRQFDHPHIVKLMGVITENPVWIIMELCTLGELRSFLQVRKYSLDLATLILYSYQLSTALAYLESKRFVHRDIAARNVLVSTVDCVKLGDFGLSRYMEDSSYYKASKGKLPIKWMAPESINFRRFTTASDVWMFGVCMWEILMFGIKPFQGVKNNDVIGRIENGERLAMPPQCPPTLYSLMTKCWSYDPSKRPRFTELKTQLSTILEEEKLQQKERNRMEMRRQVTVSWDSGGSDEAPPKPSRPGYPSPRSSEGFYPSSQHPGHYQMAGYPGPHTLPSVPSALYPPQPTMVDTHHAHTHPRHHVHAHSHAQHLPHEMALWGPGIEDRAVDMQQCVGQQCLFMEEQLMMQQQQMEEDQRWLEQEERLLKPESRGSRGSLDREDGVLQPPFVQTGNQHIYQPVGKPEHVAPPKKPPRPSAQSNLACQNTGDSYNDGVKVSPDRPQEISPPPTANLDRSNDKVYENVTGLVKAVIEMSSKIQPAPPEEYVPMVKDVGLALRTLLATVDETLPQLPASTHREIEMAQKLLNSDLAELIGKMKLAQQYVMTSLQQDYKKQMLTAAHALAVDAKNLLDVIDQSRLKMMAHSRPH; via the exons ATGCAGTTCCTGGGCTTCCTGGGCTGCGCCAACGGAG ATATTTCCAGAATATCTTACTATGCTG AATATGATGCCCAGTTAGCCCCAGGAAGATCACCCGAGTCAGACATGGCATCGTCTTCCTACTTGGAACCCAACCACAATCACTCAGCAGCCAGTGGCTGTGGGGTTAAATCCCGTTCTGGGATGCCCAGCAACACTGGTGTTGGTACTGGTGGCTCTGCCGGAGGCCTTGAACGACCCCCGGGCTCCATGGATCGGGTTCTGAAAATCTTCCATTACTTTGAAACAAATAATGAGCCCTGCAACTGGGCCAGTAATATCAGGCATGGGGATGGCACAGATGTCAGG GGTGTTATCCAGAAGATAGCAGAGATCCACAAATTGCGCTGCGTGTCTTCTCTGGGCCTCCGCCTCACCCATCTCCACTCTGATGCACTCCATTGGTTACACCCCGATTTAGGTGTTTCCCATATCAGGGAGAAATATGAAAAACAACATCCCCAGGACGAGTGGAG GTATGAGTTACGGATACGGTATCTTCCTAAAGGTTACCTCAGCCACTTTTCTGAAGACAAACCCTCTCTCAACTACCTCTATCATCAG GTCAAGAGCGACTACATGCAACATATAGCTGATCAGGTGGATCAAGATGTTGCCTTGAAACTGGGTTGTTTGGAAATTAG GCGGTTCTTCAGAGAAATGCCAGGAAATGCCCTGGATAAAAAGTCCAATTATGAATTATTAGA GAAAGATGTTGGTCTGAGAAGGTTCTTCCCCAGAAGCCTGTTGGAGTCCCTCAAG GCGAAGACTCTTCGAAAGCAGATCCAGCAGACTTTCAAGCAGTTTGCTAACCTCAATGATGAGCAGAGCATCCACAAGTTCTTTGAAATAGTCTCGCCCATCTACCGTTTCGATAAAGAGTGCTTCAAATGTGCTTTGGGG TCTAGTTGGATAATATCGGTTGAGTTAGCTATTGGGCCAGAAGAAGGAATCAGCTACCTCACAGATAAAGGTTCGACG ccaACACACTTGGCTAACTTCAACCAGGTTCAATCAATTCAGTATTCTCCTTTGGAAGAGAAGGACAGGAAAGGCATGCTACAGCTCAACGTAGCAGGAGCTCCTGAG CCCCTCACAGTCACGACGGCATCACTGACCACAGCAGAAAACATGGCTGACTTGATTGACGGTTACTGTAGGCTTGTCTCTTCATCTCCTCACTCCTTCATTGTCAGAGTTCATAAAG ATGGGGACAGAGCTTTGCCCTCTATTCCAAA AGTTTCAAATCACGAAAGGCGGATGGAGAAACGGATGGATGGAGTCAGGAGTCGAGCAGTTTGTGTCTCAG gtcataCTAGTGGCGATG aaacTGACGACTATGCTGAAATCATAGATGAGGAGGACACGTATACCATGCCATCAA AATACTATGGACTAGATCAAG CACGGGATTATGAGATTCAGCGGGATTGTATTGAGTTGGGACGCTGCATAGGCGAGGGCCAGTTTGGAGATGTCCACCAAGGACTCTACATCAGCCCG gAGAATCCAGCCTTGTCTGTTGCTGTGAAGACGTGTAAAAACTCAACGTCGGACAGCGTAAGAGAAAAGTTTCTACAAGAAGCAT TGACCATGCGTCAGTTTGATCATCCCCACATTGTGAAGCTAATGGGAGTCATCACAGAGAATCCAGTCTGGATCATCATGGAGCTCTGCACACTCGGAGAG TTACGGTCATTTCTCCAAGTGAGAAAGTACAGTCTCGACTTGGCCACTCTCATCTTGTATTCATACCAACTGAGCACAGCACTGGCATATTTGGAGAGCAAGCGCTTTGTGCACAG AGACATTGCAGCACGGAATGTGTTGGTGTCAACAGTTGACTGTGTGAAACTGGGTGACTTTGGTTTGTCACGGTACATGGAAGACAGCTCTTATTACAAAG CATCGAAGGGAAAGCTTCCAATTAAATGGATGGCTCCCGAGTCCATCAACTTTCGACGATTTACCACAGCCAGTGATGTTTGGATGTTTG gtgtctgcatgtgggaGATCCTAATGTTTGGTATCAAGCCTTTCCAGGGCGTAAAGAACAACGATGTCATCGGCAGGATAGAGAATGGCGAGCGTCTTGCTATGCCCCCTCAGTGTCCTCCTACTCTCTACAGCTTGATGACAAAGTGTTGGTCATACGATCCCAGCAAGAGGCCCCGATTCACCGAACTAAAAACACAACTGAG caCAATattggaagaggagaagcttcaGCAGAAGGAGAGGAACAGGATGGAAATGAGGAGACAAGTCACTGTGTCGTGGGACTCCGGGGGTTCTGACGAAGCACCCCCAAAA CCCAGTAGGCCAGGGTATCCAAGTCCTCGTTCCAGTGAAGGTTTTTACCCCAGCTCCCAACATCCTGGACACTATCAG ATGGCAGGATACCCCGGGCCTCACACTCTCCCCTCAGTGCCCAGCGCCCTGTACCCTCCACAGCCAACGATGGTGGACACACaccatgctcacacacacccccgccaCCATGTCCATGCACACTCGCATGCACAGCACCTTCCTCATGAAATGGCACTGTGGGGCCCAGGAATAGAG gACAGGGCAGTAGACATGCAGCAGTGTGTAGGTCAGCAGTGCCTGTTCATGGAAGAACAGCTGAtgatgcaacagcagcagatggaggaggaccagaggtGGTTGGAACAGGAAGAAAGGCTGCTG AAACCAGAATCTCGAGGTTCTAGAGGGAGTCTGGACAGAGAAGACGGAGTACTACAACCCCCA TTTGTACAGACAGGAAACCAGCACATATACCAGCCCGTTGGTAAACCAG AACATGTGGCTCCTCCAAAGAAACCCCCTCGACCCAGCGCGCAAAGCAATCTGGCCTGTCAGAATACTGGAGACAGTTATAATGATGGAGTAAAGGTAAGCCCAGACAGA CCTCAAGAGATAAGCCCGCCTCCTACTGCCAACCTGGACCGCTCCAATGACAAGGTGTACGAGAACGTGACCGGCTTGGTCAAGGCCGTGATCGAGATGTCGAGCAAGATTcagccagctcctccagaggaaTATGTTCCCATGGTCAAG gaTGTCGGCCTGGCGCTTCGGACTTTATTAGCCACCGTAGATGAAACATTACCACAGCTTCCAGCTAGCACCCACAGAGAG ATCGAGATGGCACAGAAACTCCTAAACTCTGATTTGGCAGAGCTGATTGGGAAAATGAAGTTAGCCCAGCAATATGTGATGACCAG TCTCCAACAGGACTACAAGAAGCAGATGCTGACCGCAGCTCACGCTCTCGCCGTCGATGCCAAGAACCTCCTTGATGTCATCGACCAATCACGGCTAAAGATGATGGCGCACTCCCGCCCACATTAG
- the LOC130532344 gene encoding focal adhesion kinase 1-like isoform X3 — translation MQFLGFLGCANGDISRISYYAEYDAQLAPGRSPESDMASSSYLEPNHNHSAASGCGVKSRSGMPSNTGVGTGGSAGGLERPPGSMDRVLKIFHYFETNNEPCNWASNIRHGDGTDVRGVIQKIAEIHKLRCVSSLGLRLTHLHSDALHWLHPDLGVSHIREKYEKQHPQDEWRYELRIRYLPKGYLSHFSEDKPSLNYLYHQVKSDYMQHIADQVDQDVALKLGCLEIRRFFREMPGNALDKKSNYELLEKDVGLRRFFPRSLLESLKAKTLRKQIQQTFKQFANLNDEQSIHKFFEIVSPIYRFDKECFKCALGSSWIISVELAIGPEEGISYLTDKGSTPTHLANFNQVQSIQYSPLEEKDRKGMLQLNVAGAPEPLTVTTASLTTAENMADLIDGYCRLVSSSPHSFIVRVHKDGDRALPSIPKVSNHERRMEKRMDGVRSRAVCVSGHTSGDETDDYAEIIDEEDTYTMPSKYYGLDQARDYEIQRDCIELGRCIGEGQFGDVHQGLYISPENPALSVAVKTCKNSTSDSVREKFLQEALTMRQFDHPHIVKLMGVITENPVWIIMELCTLGELRSFLQVRKYSLDLATLILYSYQLSTALAYLESKRFVHRDIAARNVLVSTVDCVKLGDFGLSRYMEDSSYYKASKGKLPIKWMAPESINFRRFTTASDVWMFGVCMWEILMFGIKPFQGVKNNDVIGRIENGERLAMPPQCPPTLYSLMTKCWSYDPSKRPRFTELKTQLSTILEEEKLQQKERNRMEMRRQVTVSWDSGGSDEAPPKPCRRPSLQPSLDCLFAPSPHHLCHPNQQFTSQFSLCLGNSHSSSDCTFSHKPSPSLCLSSLPHQSFSCPDLKPRSPPFETTSNNSHSSSQYITSLKFESKAHPSLTKVLPASLSSPLYTSSDSQSNSSCFNKTNALTNSHPPCPSHPKSNSSRSRSCRFTLYSQPSPNPNSLHWSMSNGCPQTFQDVQHKSNSGVQTLLLPRCHTGFQTNPTTPLQSDSDPQNRRLAMLSCDRLGPSSASCLPPPERLLAAPSTCTLSYTNSAHSSLQSLTITPHPHHLPCFEGPMTKSLKPSRPGYPSPRSSEGFYPSSQHPGHYQMAGYPGPHTLPSVPSALYPPQPTMVDTHHAHTHPRHHVHAHSHAQHLPHEMALWGPGIEDRAVDMQQCVGQQCLFMEEQLMMQQQQMEEDQRWLEQEERLLKPESRGSRGSLDREDGVLQPPTGNQHIYQPVGKPEHVAPPKKPPRPSAQSNLACQNTGDSYNDGVKVSPDRPQEISPPPTANLDRSNDKVYENVTGLVKAVIEMSSKIQPAPPEEYVPMVKDVGLALRTLLATVDETLPQLPASTHREIEMAQKLLNSDLAELIGKMKLAQQYVMTSLQQDYKKQMLTAAHALAVDAKNLLDVIDQSRLKMMAHSRPH, via the exons ATGCAGTTCCTGGGCTTCCTGGGCTGCGCCAACGGAG ATATTTCCAGAATATCTTACTATGCTG AATATGATGCCCAGTTAGCCCCAGGAAGATCACCCGAGTCAGACATGGCATCGTCTTCCTACTTGGAACCCAACCACAATCACTCAGCAGCCAGTGGCTGTGGGGTTAAATCCCGTTCTGGGATGCCCAGCAACACTGGTGTTGGTACTGGTGGCTCTGCCGGAGGCCTTGAACGACCCCCGGGCTCCATGGATCGGGTTCTGAAAATCTTCCATTACTTTGAAACAAATAATGAGCCCTGCAACTGGGCCAGTAATATCAGGCATGGGGATGGCACAGATGTCAGG GGTGTTATCCAGAAGATAGCAGAGATCCACAAATTGCGCTGCGTGTCTTCTCTGGGCCTCCGCCTCACCCATCTCCACTCTGATGCACTCCATTGGTTACACCCCGATTTAGGTGTTTCCCATATCAGGGAGAAATATGAAAAACAACATCCCCAGGACGAGTGGAG GTATGAGTTACGGATACGGTATCTTCCTAAAGGTTACCTCAGCCACTTTTCTGAAGACAAACCCTCTCTCAACTACCTCTATCATCAG GTCAAGAGCGACTACATGCAACATATAGCTGATCAGGTGGATCAAGATGTTGCCTTGAAACTGGGTTGTTTGGAAATTAG GCGGTTCTTCAGAGAAATGCCAGGAAATGCCCTGGATAAAAAGTCCAATTATGAATTATTAGA GAAAGATGTTGGTCTGAGAAGGTTCTTCCCCAGAAGCCTGTTGGAGTCCCTCAAG GCGAAGACTCTTCGAAAGCAGATCCAGCAGACTTTCAAGCAGTTTGCTAACCTCAATGATGAGCAGAGCATCCACAAGTTCTTTGAAATAGTCTCGCCCATCTACCGTTTCGATAAAGAGTGCTTCAAATGTGCTTTGGGG TCTAGTTGGATAATATCGGTTGAGTTAGCTATTGGGCCAGAAGAAGGAATCAGCTACCTCACAGATAAAGGTTCGACG ccaACACACTTGGCTAACTTCAACCAGGTTCAATCAATTCAGTATTCTCCTTTGGAAGAGAAGGACAGGAAAGGCATGCTACAGCTCAACGTAGCAGGAGCTCCTGAG CCCCTCACAGTCACGACGGCATCACTGACCACAGCAGAAAACATGGCTGACTTGATTGACGGTTACTGTAGGCTTGTCTCTTCATCTCCTCACTCCTTCATTGTCAGAGTTCATAAAG ATGGGGACAGAGCTTTGCCCTCTATTCCAAA AGTTTCAAATCACGAAAGGCGGATGGAGAAACGGATGGATGGAGTCAGGAGTCGAGCAGTTTGTGTCTCAG gtcataCTAGTGGCGATG aaacTGACGACTATGCTGAAATCATAGATGAGGAGGACACGTATACCATGCCATCAA AATACTATGGACTAGATCAAG CACGGGATTATGAGATTCAGCGGGATTGTATTGAGTTGGGACGCTGCATAGGCGAGGGCCAGTTTGGAGATGTCCACCAAGGACTCTACATCAGCCCG gAGAATCCAGCCTTGTCTGTTGCTGTGAAGACGTGTAAAAACTCAACGTCGGACAGCGTAAGAGAAAAGTTTCTACAAGAAGCAT TGACCATGCGTCAGTTTGATCATCCCCACATTGTGAAGCTAATGGGAGTCATCACAGAGAATCCAGTCTGGATCATCATGGAGCTCTGCACACTCGGAGAG TTACGGTCATTTCTCCAAGTGAGAAAGTACAGTCTCGACTTGGCCACTCTCATCTTGTATTCATACCAACTGAGCACAGCACTGGCATATTTGGAGAGCAAGCGCTTTGTGCACAG AGACATTGCAGCACGGAATGTGTTGGTGTCAACAGTTGACTGTGTGAAACTGGGTGACTTTGGTTTGTCACGGTACATGGAAGACAGCTCTTATTACAAAG CATCGAAGGGAAAGCTTCCAATTAAATGGATGGCTCCCGAGTCCATCAACTTTCGACGATTTACCACAGCCAGTGATGTTTGGATGTTTG gtgtctgcatgtgggaGATCCTAATGTTTGGTATCAAGCCTTTCCAGGGCGTAAAGAACAACGATGTCATCGGCAGGATAGAGAATGGCGAGCGTCTTGCTATGCCCCCTCAGTGTCCTCCTACTCTCTACAGCTTGATGACAAAGTGTTGGTCATACGATCCCAGCAAGAGGCCCCGATTCACCGAACTAAAAACACAACTGAG caCAATattggaagaggagaagcttcaGCAGAAGGAGAGGAACAGGATGGAAATGAGGAGACAAGTCACTGTGTCGTGGGACTCCGGGGGTTCTGACGAAGCACCCCCAAAA CCCTGCCGCCGTCCCTCCTTGCAGCCCAGTCTGGATTGTCTGTTTGCTCCTTCTCCTCACCACCTCTGCCATCCAAACCAGCAGTTTACTTCACAGTTTTCTCTATGCCTTGGAAACTCTCATTCTTCATCTGACTGTACCTTCTCTCACAAGCCCTCTCCTTCACTGTGCTTATCATCACTCCCTCATCAGTCTTTTTCTTGCCCTGATCTTAAGCCTCGGTCACCTCCCTTTGAAACCACATctaacaacagccactcttccTCCCAGTACATCACCAGTTTGAAGTTTGAATCTAAAGCTCACCCCAGCCTGACTAAAGTGCTCCCTGCTAGCCTCTCTTCTCCACTTTACACCAGTTCAGACAGCCAGTCCAATAGCAGCTGCTTTAACAAGACAAATGCCCTCACTAACAGCCACCCCCCGTGTCCATCCCATCCAAAGTCAAACAGCTCTCGCTCCCGTTCTTGTCGCTTCACGCTCTATTCCCagcctagtcctaaccctaactctctgcACTGGAGCATGTCAAATGGTTGTCCTCAAACCTTCCAAGATGTCCAGCACAAGTCAAATTCTGGTGTTCAAACGCTGCTGTTGCCCAGATGTCACACTGGCTTTCAGACTAATCCCACTACCCCATTACAGTCTGACTCTGACCCGCAGAACAGGCGTCTTGCCATGCTATCTTGTGACAGGCTTGGTCCCTCCTCAGCTTCCTGTCTACCACCCCCAGAGAGATTATTAGCAGCCCCCTCTACCTGTACTCTGTCTTACACCAACAGTGCACACAGTTCATTGCAAAGCCTCACCataaccccccacccacatcATCTTCCCTGCTTTGAAGGACCCATGACTAAATCTTTAAAG CCCAGTAGGCCAGGGTATCCAAGTCCTCGTTCCAGTGAAGGTTTTTACCCCAGCTCCCAACATCCTGGACACTATCAG ATGGCAGGATACCCCGGGCCTCACACTCTCCCCTCAGTGCCCAGCGCCCTGTACCCTCCACAGCCAACGATGGTGGACACACaccatgctcacacacacccccgccaCCATGTCCATGCACACTCGCATGCACAGCACCTTCCTCATGAAATGGCACTGTGGGGCCCAGGAATAGAG gACAGGGCAGTAGACATGCAGCAGTGTGTAGGTCAGCAGTGCCTGTTCATGGAAGAACAGCTGAtgatgcaacagcagcagatggaggaggaccagaggtGGTTGGAACAGGAAGAAAGGCTGCTG AAACCAGAATCTCGAGGTTCTAGAGGGAGTCTGGACAGAGAAGACGGAGTACTACAACCCCCA ACAGGAAACCAGCACATATACCAGCCCGTTGGTAAACCAG AACATGTGGCTCCTCCAAAGAAACCCCCTCGACCCAGCGCGCAAAGCAATCTGGCCTGTCAGAATACTGGAGACAGTTATAATGATGGAGTAAAGGTAAGCCCAGACAGA CCTCAAGAGATAAGCCCGCCTCCTACTGCCAACCTGGACCGCTCCAATGACAAGGTGTACGAGAACGTGACCGGCTTGGTCAAGGCCGTGATCGAGATGTCGAGCAAGATTcagccagctcctccagaggaaTATGTTCCCATGGTCAAG gaTGTCGGCCTGGCGCTTCGGACTTTATTAGCCACCGTAGATGAAACATTACCACAGCTTCCAGCTAGCACCCACAGAGAG ATCGAGATGGCACAGAAACTCCTAAACTCTGATTTGGCAGAGCTGATTGGGAAAATGAAGTTAGCCCAGCAATATGTGATGACCAG TCTCCAACAGGACTACAAGAAGCAGATGCTGACCGCAGCTCACGCTCTCGCCGTCGATGCCAAGAACCTCCTTGATGTCATCGACCAATCACGGCTAAAGATGATGGCGCACTCCCGCCCACATTAG